From the Puniceicoccus vermicola genome, the window TCCGGGCCCTGCCAGATCGTTCAATCGCGAAAGCTCTTGGTCGAGCCGGAGGTGCCTGTTGGATCGTTCGAGGATTATTGGGGAAATTCCGTGGAATATTTCGCGATCCCTTTTCGCCACACGACCTTGAAAATAGCCTCCTCGTCGATGGTGGAAACCTCTCCGCAGGAATCCGTCGAATACTGTGAAGACGTCACCGTAGCCGAGGCCCGGCAAATCATTGCCCGCTCGTCTTTGAAAGCGATCGACTACCGCCGCCCAACCAGGCTGGTTCCAGTAGGAAAGGTGCTCCGCTGCCTCAATCGTCGATTTATCTCGTCAAATGCCTACATCATCGAAACAGCGCTCTCTCTAAACGAGTGGATCTATAAAAACTTTGAATACGTCCCGGGGGCGACGGATGTTAGCACTCCCCTGGAGAAGGTTTTGGAGATGAGAAAAGGGGTCTGCCAGGATTTTGCGCACGTCATGCTCTCCATTCTTCGGACAGGAGGAATTCCCGCTCGGTATGTCAGCGGATACATCGAGCACGTCGATCCCACCCAGCCCAACTCCGAACTAGTCGGCGCCGCTGCCAGCCACGCCTGGGTAGAAATCAATCTCCCAGGAGACCGATGGTGGGGCCTGGATCCGACCAACAATCAAGTCGTCGGTGAGCGGCACATCA encodes:
- a CDS encoding transglutaminase family protein, whose product is MPNSTLPPVRFSVSHKTFYKYAQPASESVAELRLCPMSGPCQIVQSRKLLVEPEVPVGSFEDYWGNSVEYFAIPFRHTTLKIASSSMVETSPQESVEYCEDVTVAEARQIIARSSLKAIDYRRPTRLVPVGKVLRCLNRRFISSNAYIIETALSLNEWIYKNFEYVPGATDVSTPLEKVLEMRKGVCQDFAHVMLSILRTGGIPARYVSGYIEHVDPTQPNSELVGAAASHAWVEINLPGDRWWGLDPTNNQVVGERHIKVAAGRDYHDVAPFRGTFRGVTQQNLDVAVEIKRK